From Ramlibacter tataouinensis, the proteins below share one genomic window:
- a CDS encoding AMP-dependent synthetase/ligase, producing MDTTFPRLLLQHAAQRPQDAAMREKEFGIWQGYSWSGMAELVRSIACGLHAAGLKPGEHLVVIGANRPRLYAMMLAAQSLGAVPIPLYQDAVAAECAFPINNAEVRFALAEDQEQVDKLLEVRPQCPQLATIYYDDPRGLRNYSEPGLYSLDALVAAGAVYAQEHPDFFAAAVEKTRADNVAAMFFTSGTTGSPKGVVHTHRTLLDRASAGAEFDKLTHREEVLAYLPPAWIGQNIFSYAQWLACGYVVNCPESAGTVAIDLKEIGPTYYFAPPAIFERLLTTVMIRMEDAGWLKRTMFNRFMALARRVGPALRDRKPVGTLDRIKFAVGDLLVYGPLRNNLGFSRVRVAYTAGEAIGPDLFTFYRSIGVNLKQLYGSTETAVFVCLQPDDQVKADTVGVPISGVELKVTDSGEVLVRSPGLLKEYYKNPGATAEVLTADGWYHTSDAGFLDAQGHLKIIDRVKDVGRIKGGSNDGAMFAPKYVENKLKFFPYIKEAVAYGDGRERVCAMINIDFEAVGNWAERRNLPYAGYTDLAQKPEVYELVKECVQKVNADLASDQRLAGSQISRFLVLHKELDADDGELTRTNKVRRGFIADKYQVLVDALYGGKAEQYIQTQVKFEDGRTGSVSATLRIVDTSVFNPVKAAA from the coding sequence ATGGACACCACGTTTCCGCGCCTGCTCCTGCAGCATGCCGCCCAGCGTCCCCAGGACGCTGCCATGCGCGAAAAGGAATTCGGCATCTGGCAGGGCTACAGCTGGTCCGGCATGGCCGAGCTCGTGCGCAGCATCGCCTGCGGCCTGCACGCGGCCGGGCTGAAGCCCGGCGAGCACCTGGTGGTGATCGGCGCCAACCGTCCGCGCCTGTACGCCATGATGCTGGCCGCCCAGTCGCTGGGCGCGGTGCCGATCCCGCTGTACCAGGACGCGGTCGCCGCCGAGTGCGCCTTCCCGATCAACAACGCCGAGGTCCGCTTTGCCCTGGCCGAAGACCAGGAGCAGGTCGACAAGCTGCTGGAAGTTCGGCCGCAGTGCCCGCAACTGGCCACCATCTACTACGACGATCCGCGCGGCCTGCGCAACTACAGCGAACCCGGGCTGTACTCGCTCGATGCGCTGGTGGCGGCGGGTGCGGTGTACGCCCAGGAGCATCCGGACTTCTTCGCCGCCGCCGTCGAGAAGACCCGCGCCGACAACGTGGCGGCGATGTTCTTCACCTCGGGCACCACCGGCAGCCCCAAGGGCGTGGTGCACACGCACCGCACCTTGCTCGACCGCGCCAGCGCCGGCGCCGAGTTCGACAAGCTGACGCACCGCGAGGAGGTGCTGGCCTACCTGCCGCCGGCGTGGATCGGCCAGAACATCTTCAGCTACGCGCAGTGGCTGGCCTGCGGCTACGTGGTCAACTGCCCGGAGTCGGCCGGCACGGTGGCGATCGACCTGAAGGAGATCGGGCCCACCTACTACTTCGCGCCGCCGGCCATCTTCGAGCGGCTGCTCACCACGGTGATGATCCGCATGGAAGATGCCGGCTGGTTGAAGCGCACCATGTTCAACCGGTTCATGGCGCTGGCCCGGCGGGTCGGTCCGGCCTTGCGCGACCGCAAGCCGGTGGGGACGCTGGACCGCATCAAGTTCGCGGTCGGCGACCTGCTGGTCTACGGGCCCCTGCGCAACAACCTGGGCTTTTCGCGGGTGCGCGTCGCCTATACCGCGGGCGAGGCCATCGGGCCGGACCTGTTCACCTTCTACCGATCCATCGGCGTCAACCTCAAGCAGCTATACGGCTCGACCGAGACGGCGGTGTTCGTCTGCCTGCAGCCCGATGACCAGGTCAAGGCCGACACGGTGGGCGTGCCGATCAGCGGCGTCGAGCTGAAGGTGACCGACAGCGGCGAGGTGCTGGTGCGCTCGCCCGGCCTGCTCAAGGAGTACTACAAGAACCCCGGCGCCACCGCCGAAGTCCTGACCGCCGACGGCTGGTACCACACCAGCGACGCCGGCTTTCTGGATGCCCAGGGCCACCTGAAGATCATCGACCGCGTCAAGGACGTGGGCCGCATCAAGGGCGGCTCGAACGACGGCGCGATGTTTGCGCCCAAGTACGTGGAGAACAAGCTGAAGTTCTTCCCCTACATCAAGGAAGCGGTGGCCTACGGCGACGGGCGCGAGCGCGTCTGCGCGATGATCAACATCGACTTCGAGGCCGTGGGCAACTGGGCCGAGCGGCGCAACCTGCCCTATGCCGGCTACACCGACCTGGCGCAAAAGCCCGAGGTCTACGAGCTGGTGAAGGAGTGCGTGCAGAAGGTCAATGCCGACCTGGCCTCGGATCAACGGCTGGCCGGCTCGCAGATCAGCCGCTTCCTGGTGCTGCACAAGGAACTGGATGCCGACGACGGTGAACTGACCCGCACCAACAAGGTCCGGCGCGGCTTCATCGCCGACAAGTACCAGGTGCTGGTGGACGCGCTGTACGGCGGCAAGGCCGAGCAGTACATCCAGACCCAGGTGAAGTTCGAGGATGGCCGCACCGGCAGCGTCAGCGCCACCTTGCGCATCGTCGACACTTCGGTCTTCAACCCCGTGAAGGCGGCCGCATGA
- a CDS encoding branched-chain amino acid ABC transporter permease — protein MGFFLETLIGGLMTGMLYSLVALGFVLIFKASGVFNFAQGAMVLFAALAMARFAEWIPAWTGIASPVFANVAAFVLAGAVMFAVAWLIEKLVLRHLVNQEGATLLMATLGITYFLEGVGQTFFGSNIYKIDIGMPKDPMMAFESTFQGGILINKEDLVAALIAAALVALLSLFFQKTSTGRALRAVADDHQAAQSIGIPLARMWVIVWCVAGVVALVAGMIWGSKLGVQFSLTTVALRALPVVILGGLTSVPGAIIGGLIIGVGEKLSEVYLGPFVGGGIEIWFAYVLALGFLLVRPQGLFGEKIIDRV, from the coding sequence ATGGGATTCTTTCTTGAAACACTGATCGGCGGCCTGATGACGGGCATGCTGTATTCGCTGGTGGCCCTGGGCTTCGTGCTGATCTTCAAGGCGTCCGGCGTCTTCAACTTCGCGCAGGGCGCGATGGTGCTGTTCGCGGCGCTGGCCATGGCCCGCTTCGCCGAATGGATCCCCGCCTGGACCGGCATTGCCAGCCCGGTGTTCGCCAACGTGGCGGCCTTCGTGCTCGCCGGCGCGGTGATGTTTGCCGTTGCCTGGCTGATCGAGAAGCTGGTGCTTCGCCATCTGGTCAACCAGGAAGGCGCGACGCTGCTGATGGCCACGCTGGGCATCACCTATTTCCTCGAAGGCGTGGGCCAGACCTTCTTCGGCAGCAACATCTACAAAATCGACATCGGCATGCCCAAGGACCCGATGATGGCGTTCGAGTCCACCTTCCAGGGCGGGATACTGATCAACAAGGAAGACCTGGTGGCCGCCCTCATCGCCGCCGCGCTGGTGGCGCTGCTGTCGCTGTTCTTCCAGAAGACCTCCACCGGCCGCGCCCTGCGCGCCGTGGCCGACGATCACCAGGCGGCGCAGTCGATCGGCATTCCGCTCGCCCGCATGTGGGTGATCGTCTGGTGCGTGGCCGGCGTGGTGGCGCTGGTGGCCGGGATGATCTGGGGCAGCAAGCTGGGCGTGCAGTTCTCGCTGACCACGGTCGCCTTGCGCGCGCTGCCGGTGGTGATCCTGGGCGGCCTGACCTCGGTGCCGGGCGCCATCATCGGCGGGCTGATCATCGGCGTCGGCGAGAAGCTGTCGGAGGTCTACCTCGGGCCCTTCGTCGGTGGCGGCATCGAGATCTGGTTTGCCTACGTGCTGGCCCTGGGCTTCCTGCTCGTCCGGCCGCAGGGGCTGTTCGGCGAGAAGATCATCGATCGCGTGTAA
- a CDS encoding branched-chain amino acid ABC transporter permease, translated as MLYRENGQFKTSYRADQQIFPIVQDRWAMLAILLIGFVLVPAFASDYMFRAILVPFLIMAMAAVGVNILVGYCGQISLGSGAFMAVGAYGAFNFFARIPGLPLIPALILGGLCATVFGILFGLPSLRVRGLYLAVATLAAQFFADWMFLRIKWFTMDTPSGSVSVSNLQVLGWPIESATSKYLFCLALLVLVALAAKNLVRSAIGREWMAIRDMDVAAAVIGIRPMYAKLSAFAVSSFIIGVAGALWAFVYLGAWEPAAFSVEMSFRLLFMVIIGGLGSIMGSFFGAAFIVVLPIFLNQFLPWAAGLVGFVISTAGVSHAEQMIFGALIVWFLIVEPHGLAKLWSTGKQKLRLWPFPH; from the coding sequence ATGCTTTACCGCGAAAACGGCCAGTTCAAGACCAGCTACCGGGCCGACCAGCAGATCTTCCCGATCGTGCAGGACCGCTGGGCCATGCTGGCCATCCTGTTGATCGGCTTCGTGCTGGTGCCGGCCTTTGCCAGCGACTACATGTTCCGCGCCATCCTCGTTCCCTTCCTGATCATGGCGATGGCGGCCGTGGGCGTGAACATCCTGGTCGGCTACTGCGGCCAGATCTCGCTCGGTTCCGGGGCTTTCATGGCGGTGGGCGCCTATGGTGCCTTCAACTTCTTCGCCCGCATCCCGGGCCTGCCGCTGATCCCGGCGCTGATCCTGGGCGGGCTGTGCGCCACGGTCTTCGGCATCCTGTTCGGCTTGCCCAGCCTGCGGGTGCGCGGCCTGTACCTTGCGGTGGCCACGCTGGCGGCCCAGTTCTTCGCCGACTGGATGTTCCTGCGCATCAAGTGGTTCACCATGGACACGCCCTCCGGCTCGGTGTCGGTGTCCAACCTGCAGGTGCTGGGCTGGCCGATCGAGAGCGCGACTTCCAAGTACCTGTTCTGCCTGGCGCTGCTGGTGCTGGTGGCGCTGGCCGCCAAGAACCTGGTGCGCAGCGCGATCGGGCGCGAATGGATGGCCATCCGCGACATGGACGTGGCCGCCGCCGTGATCGGCATCCGCCCGATGTATGCCAAGCTGAGCGCTTTTGCGGTCAGCTCCTTCATCATCGGCGTGGCCGGCGCGCTGTGGGCCTTCGTTTACCTCGGCGCCTGGGAGCCGGCCGCGTTCTCGGTGGAGATGTCGTTCCGGCTGCTGTTCATGGTGATCATCGGCGGCCTCGGCTCCATCATGGGCAGCTTCTTCGGCGCCGCCTTCATCGTGGTGCTGCCGATCTTCCTCAACCAGTTCCTGCCCTGGGCGGCCGGCCTGGTCGGCTTCGTCATCTCGACTGCGGGCGTGTCGCACGCCGAACAGATGATCTTCGGCGCGCTGATCGTCTGGTTCCTGATCGTGGAGCCGCACGGGCTCGCCAAGCTGTGGTCCACCGGCAAGCAGAAGCTGCGCCTGTGGCCGTTCCCGCATTGA
- a CDS encoding Crp/Fnr family transcriptional regulator, whose product MATELTLHQRRRDPTASELAGIPWLKVLKSGEYEVAVPTLKVGDANPGDYLCRVGRPVTYWFGVIEGLLKMSTDTEQGQSVTFSGLPPGGWFGEGTVIKREVYRYNVQALRKSVVAGLPADTFHWLLDHSLGFNRFIMNQLNERLAQFIAAREIDRMNDPDLRVARSLAALFNPVLFPGVGDVLRITQQELAYLVGLSRQRVNEALSVLESRGTIRVEYGGVRILDLHALRSSALRG is encoded by the coding sequence ATGGCCACAGAACTCACGCTCCACCAGCGCCGGCGCGATCCGACCGCGTCGGAGCTGGCCGGCATCCCGTGGCTGAAGGTGCTCAAGTCCGGTGAATACGAAGTGGCCGTGCCCACCCTGAAGGTGGGCGATGCGAATCCGGGCGACTACCTGTGCCGCGTCGGGCGCCCCGTCACTTACTGGTTCGGCGTGATCGAGGGCCTGCTGAAAATGAGCACCGACACCGAGCAGGGCCAGAGCGTCACTTTCAGCGGCCTGCCGCCCGGCGGCTGGTTCGGCGAAGGCACGGTGATCAAGCGCGAGGTCTACCGCTACAACGTGCAGGCGCTGCGCAAGAGCGTGGTGGCGGGGCTGCCGGCCGACACCTTCCACTGGCTGCTCGATCATTCGCTCGGCTTCAACCGCTTCATCATGAACCAGCTCAACGAGCGGCTGGCGCAGTTCATCGCGGCGCGCGAGATCGACCGCATGAACGATCCCGACCTGCGCGTGGCCCGCAGCCTGGCCGCCCTCTTCAACCCGGTGCTGTTCCCGGGCGTGGGCGACGTGTTGCGCATCACGCAACAGGAGCTCGCCTACCTGGTCGGGCTGTCGCGCCAGCGCGTGAACGAGGCGCTGTCGGTGCTGGAGTCGCGCGGGACCATCCGCGTGGAGTACGGCGGCGTGCGCATCCTGGACCTGCACGCGCTGCGATCGAGTGCGCTGCGCGGGTAG
- a CDS encoding ABC transporter ATP-binding protein, with translation MNLVSKVAIPSAVVPAEAEERAPQVVNGRRIGEVILDVQNISLSFGGVKALTDISFNVREHEIRAIIGPNGAGKSSMLNCINGVYQPQQGSITFRGKTFRHMNSRQVAEMGVARTFQNLALFKGMSVLDNIMTGRNLRIKSNLLLQALRVGPAEREEIRHREFVERIIDFLEIQAYRKTPVGQLPYGLQKRVDLGRALAMEPQLLLLDEPMAGMNVEEKQDMCRFVLDVNDEFGTTVVLIEHDMGVVMDISDRVVVLDYGKKIGDGSPDEVRANPEVIKAYLGTSH, from the coding sequence ATGAACCTGGTTTCCAAAGTGGCCATCCCGTCCGCGGTGGTCCCGGCTGAGGCCGAAGAGCGCGCCCCGCAGGTCGTCAACGGCCGCAGGATCGGCGAGGTCATCCTCGACGTGCAGAACATCTCGCTGTCCTTCGGCGGCGTGAAGGCGCTGACCGACATCTCCTTCAACGTGCGCGAGCACGAGATCCGCGCCATCATCGGCCCCAACGGCGCCGGCAAGAGCTCCATGCTCAACTGCATCAACGGCGTCTACCAGCCGCAGCAGGGCTCGATCACCTTCCGCGGCAAGACTTTCCGGCACATGAACAGCCGCCAGGTGGCGGAGATGGGCGTGGCGCGCACCTTTCAGAACCTGGCCCTGTTCAAGGGCATGAGCGTGCTGGACAACATCATGACCGGCCGCAACCTGCGCATCAAAAGCAACCTGCTGCTGCAGGCGCTGCGCGTCGGTCCGGCCGAGCGCGAGGAGATCCGGCACCGCGAGTTCGTCGAGCGCATCATCGACTTCCTCGAGATCCAGGCCTACCGCAAGACGCCGGTGGGCCAGCTGCCCTATGGCCTGCAAAAGCGCGTGGACCTCGGGCGCGCCCTGGCCATGGAGCCGCAGCTGCTGCTGCTGGACGAGCCCATGGCCGGCATGAACGTCGAGGAAAAGCAGGACATGTGCCGCTTCGTGCTGGACGTCAACGACGAGTTCGGCACCACGGTGGTCCTGATCGAGCACGACATGGGCGTGGTCATGGACATCAGCGACCGCGTGGTGGTGCTCGACTACGGCAAGAAGATCGGCGACGGCTCGCCCGACGAGGTGCGCGCCAACCCCGAAGTGATCAAGGCCTACCTGGGCACCAGCCACTGA
- a CDS encoding pseudouridine synthase has translation MSEPSTTRLNKRMAELGLCSRREADDWIARGWVRVDGQVAVMGLQVGAQARIEVDQRAQGQQQQQVTILLNKPIGYVSGQAEDGYQPAAMLVQPRNHWRGDASRLRFAPAQLRGLAPAGRLDIDSTGLLVLTQDGRVARQLIGEDSGVEKEYLVRVSFGPTAANVQAAFPPAQLARLRHGLSLDGQPLKPAQVDWQNPEQLRFVLTEGKKRQIRRMCELVGLKVVGLKRIRIGRLVLGQLPLGQWRYLGAEERF, from the coding sequence ATGTCTGAGCCTTCCACCACTCGACTGAACAAGCGCATGGCCGAACTGGGCCTGTGCTCGCGCCGCGAGGCCGACGACTGGATCGCCCGCGGCTGGGTGCGCGTGGACGGCCAGGTCGCGGTGATGGGACTGCAGGTGGGCGCGCAGGCGCGCATCGAAGTCGACCAGCGCGCGCAGGGGCAACAGCAGCAGCAGGTCACGATCTTGCTGAACAAGCCGATCGGCTACGTCAGCGGACAGGCCGAGGACGGCTACCAGCCGGCCGCCATGCTGGTGCAGCCGCGCAACCACTGGCGCGGCGATGCCAGCCGGCTGCGCTTTGCGCCGGCGCAACTCCGGGGCTTGGCGCCGGCCGGCCGACTGGACATCGACTCCACCGGACTGCTGGTGCTGACGCAGGACGGCCGGGTCGCCCGCCAGCTGATCGGCGAGGACAGCGGGGTCGAGAAGGAGTACCTGGTGCGGGTCAGCTTCGGCCCCACCGCCGCCAATGTCCAGGCGGCTTTCCCGCCCGCGCAGCTGGCCCGCCTGCGTCACGGCCTCAGCCTGGACGGCCAGCCGCTCAAACCGGCGCAGGTCGACTGGCAGAACCCGGAGCAGCTGCGCTTCGTGCTCACCGAGGGCAAGAAGCGCCAGATCCGCCGCATGTGCGAGCTGGTCGGACTGAAGGTGGTGGGCCTCAAGCGGATCCGCATCGGCCGGCTGGTGCTGGGGCAGTTGCCGCTGGGGCAGTGGCGGTACTTGGGGGCGGAGGAGCGCTTCTAG
- a CDS encoding ABC transporter substrate-binding protein yields MKLRKVVLAVAVVAAAASSALSTSALAQAKEQFIPVLSYRTGPYAPNGTPWANGYVDYIKLINARGGINGVKLAWEECETGYDTARSVECYERLKSRGASLVQPLSTGATFAITEKAPGDKIPVVTIGYGRSESADGTVFKWNFPIAGTYWVAADAILQAVAKKEGGLDKLKGKKIALVYHDSPYGKEPIPLLQERAKMHGFDLQLLPVAAPGVEQKATWLQVRQSRPDYVFLWGWGVMNSTALKEAQATGYSREKMYGVWWAGAEPDVKDVGDGAKGYNAVTMQHGAEPQSKVVKDILEQVHAKGQGTGPKDEVGQVLYMRGAMSAMLGIEGIRAAQDRYGKGKVMTGEQVRYGLENLNLTQPKLDALGFAGVMRPISTSCVDHMGAAWARIHTWDGKQWKFSSDWLQADEQVIKPLVRSTAAKYAGEKKITPRAGEDCQS; encoded by the coding sequence ATGAAGTTGCGCAAAGTAGTCCTGGCAGTGGCCGTCGTGGCGGCCGCTGCATCGTCGGCCCTGTCGACGAGCGCCCTCGCGCAGGCGAAGGAGCAGTTCATTCCGGTGCTGTCCTACCGCACCGGCCCGTACGCACCCAACGGCACGCCCTGGGCCAACGGCTATGTCGACTACATCAAGCTGATCAACGCCCGCGGCGGCATCAACGGCGTGAAGCTCGCCTGGGAAGAATGCGAAACCGGCTACGACACGGCCCGCAGCGTCGAGTGCTACGAGCGCCTGAAGAGCCGCGGCGCCTCGCTGGTGCAGCCGCTGTCCACCGGCGCCACGTTCGCCATCACCGAGAAGGCCCCGGGCGACAAGATTCCCGTGGTGACCATCGGCTACGGCCGCAGCGAGAGTGCCGACGGCACCGTGTTCAAGTGGAATTTCCCGATCGCCGGCACCTACTGGGTCGCCGCCGACGCCATCCTGCAGGCGGTCGCCAAGAAGGAAGGCGGCCTCGACAAGCTCAAGGGCAAGAAGATCGCGCTGGTCTACCACGACAGCCCCTACGGCAAGGAGCCGATCCCGCTGTTGCAGGAGCGCGCCAAGATGCACGGCTTCGACCTGCAGCTGCTGCCGGTGGCCGCGCCGGGCGTCGAGCAGAAGGCCACCTGGCTGCAGGTGCGCCAGAGCCGTCCCGACTACGTGTTCCTGTGGGGCTGGGGCGTGATGAACTCCACGGCCTTGAAGGAAGCGCAGGCCACCGGCTACTCGCGCGAGAAGATGTACGGCGTGTGGTGGGCCGGCGCCGAGCCGGACGTGAAGGACGTGGGCGACGGCGCCAAGGGCTACAACGCGGTGACCATGCAGCACGGCGCCGAGCCGCAGTCCAAGGTGGTCAAGGACATCCTGGAGCAGGTGCACGCCAAGGGCCAGGGCACCGGGCCGAAGGACGAGGTGGGCCAGGTGTTGTACATGCGAGGCGCCATGAGCGCGATGCTGGGCATCGAAGGCATTCGTGCCGCCCAGGATCGCTACGGCAAGGGCAAGGTGATGACCGGCGAGCAGGTGCGCTATGGCCTGGAGAACCTGAACCTCACGCAGCCGAAGCTGGACGCGCTGGGCTTTGCCGGCGTGATGCGGCCGATCAGCACTTCCTGTGTCGACCACATGGGGGCCGCCTGGGCCCGCATCCACACCTGGGACGGCAAGCAGTGGAAGTTCAGCTCGGACTGGCTGCAGGCCGACGAGCAGGTGATCAAGCCGCTGGTGCGCTCCACGGCGGCCAAGTACGCGGGCGAGAAGAAGATCACGCCGCGGGCTGGCGAAGACTGCCAAAGCTGA